Within the Telopea speciosissima isolate NSW1024214 ecotype Mountain lineage chromosome 4, Tspe_v1, whole genome shotgun sequence genome, the region AGCTCATATTCTCTAGTTTTTGATGCTGTTTACACCCCAAAAATGACCCGACTCTTGAGAGAAGCAGAAGAGTCTGGTGCCACCATTGTTTCCGGGTTGGAGATGTTCATTGGGCAGGCATATGAACAATATGAGAGGTTCACAGGTTTGCCTGGTAAGCTGGAAAAACAATCTTCTTTGAGACAACTTTGAGTTTATTTTCTTGTCCAACTCTTGTTCTTTATTTGATTCTTTATCATTCTCCAAGTGCAGCACCCAAGGAACTGTTCAGGGAAGTAATCATGACAAAAAACTGAGTGTATTTGTTCAGCCCTTGTTAAATAGTCTCCTTGCAGCTGAAACCCTTTCTAATTgtaatttatttgtttaattttggGTTGTGTAGAAACTGTTAGTTCCCGCTGTTTTATTGTCTagcacctcccccccccccccccttccaaaaACAAAAGCTCTCCTCTTACTAGTTTTGTTGGCTTCAGAAGTGTATGGTAATTCTTCTGTTTTCCCATTGTTAGCAGAATTTCAGATATTTGCCctaaaaaaattgaatcaatccccttccccttttcttttcgaTTTTCAAGTTGTTCCACATGTATCATGTTTTTTTTCCTATGTCGGGAGTTGGGTTTAACAATGAATCTATGTGGGAAGAAAACCTCTACTTGGTTCTTGATTTTCCTGTATTTGCCTTTGCCTATGTAGGGGAAAACTACATAGCATTCAGGGGAAATGATAATCAAAGCATATTCTAAGAATATTTCCACTACAGTGACTTTGAACTCCAGAATGTTTAGGAAGCTAGTGAGCAAAAGTATGAAATTGATCAACAGGATGACTTCATATGTTGAGCATAAATTTACCAAAAATGTCAGGAGTTTCTTCTTGCGGGGCCAATCTTCATCTCTGGAGCATGGATCCTATCCTTCCACCTTTTGTGTCAATCAATCATTCTCCTTATGCCCTGAAATTTCTTCACCATTAATAGAGGAGAAACCAAACACATTGATCGACTGCTGGAGAACTGGAAGCTGGAACCATTGCCACATCATGCCTTGCTTTTAAGTTCTTAGCTTACGGAAGATCTACATCTACTGATGTAAGGTTGAAAACTAGAAATGGTGTTGTTAAGCTATACATCAGATCAGGCTAGATGCTAGATGCTAGATGCAACATGCAACACCTTTCTATCCTACTGAATCAGATGCACATGAATCCTGAGAATCTGTTGACCCAAACTCCAAAGTATTTAGAAAGATGAAggttggttttcttttttcttttcttcaatgcATTAAagattaaaactaaaacaagaaaGAGTATCATCATCAATATACATCCTAAGCTTCTCTGTTCTAGCCTTGTTGGCTAGAGAGTGAGCGACTGAAACATAAGAGCGAGATTGTTTAATAAAAGTTACAGAACCATAATTGTGCATAGCAGACTTAAGATCTAACAAAAAGTTAAAATTTTCTAAGGCCAATGATCCATATCTCCTAGCTAGCTGATTAGATCCTAACAATTAGTCCAAATGGTAATGGCAATGATCCAGTCTCTGTTCATCATCAAATTAAGTCAAAAAAAGAAGTGGCCAAGAAATACTCAATTCATAACCCCAAGTGAAGAGCTTAAACTCGGGGTGACTCTTAGATTTTCATAGGCCAGTCCAAATAACCGATCCTCAGTGAAGCACATGATTAAAATGGGGATGATCCTCAGGGAaagattgttagaaaaacaGCACCCAGAATGacgattttgcagaagaaattgTAAAGTGAAAGAGAAAACACATGCCTaagacaagatttacgtggttcacccctaTGAAGGAAGGCTACATTCATGGCCGAGCGATAATATGGATCCATTAATCTATGaagcaaaatacaaaaccctcTTACACATCTCTCAATGAAATAACAACAgtatataagaaaaccctaactccagAAAGTACAAAACCGCCCCCTATAATCTATCCAGTTCGGACCTTAATCGAAATaggtcgaaatacatatcaaatcgaagctcTCAACAAGCTCTACAGTAGAAGCCCCGGTACCTACTTTCTAACAACCCATCCTTTGAATAATAGgttggaagagaaagagagagaatgagcaATACTTTTCCAAGGCCAAGATCCTTGTTTTGGCTTAAAATCTGCAGACAAGATACTACAGTTTGGAAAGTATTTTGCTTTTAAGAGCCGATCCCATGGCCATAAAGAACCATGTTAGAAAGCAATGTCCATCATaattttaagggtaaattacacatcatcccctAGTTTTTAAACTCAGTttggtgatttgagttttttcaaaaatcaggggtgaacgaagtttcgtttgaaaatcagggggtgacgtgtaatttaacCTAATTTTAATCACAGAGCTTCATTGTGGACAACATTTAACCTACAACCTAATCcgcccaaagtttttggttcgCAAATCTCCCACCACgaaattaagagagagagagagagagagtgttctaccaaaaaaaaaaaaaattagagagagtGACCACCGACTTCTCCTTTTCAGAATCTTGCATTGATCTGATCTAACGGAGTGTACATAATTTCTAGGGAAATAAGAAATATGACATTAAATAGGTTGGAATTGAACTCGAAACAAACTTAATTAAAATGGCTCACTAGCTTGAGATAAAAAAGGAATCTTCTAACAAGCAAGCTTGGTTTGAATTCCATCAATTACTCTGGATAAGGACCTATTCTTGGCTTTATTAACAAGAAGAGCATATAGATAACAGACCCCCAAGGGCATCTCCTTCATGCCTAAAAGATAATTGATCAGAATTATGGAGATAATTGCTTGAAAGCATTGTACATCACTCCTAGTGGCACAACAAAGATAAAGGTGTCATTCACAAACAGAAGATGGGAGATCTCAAGAGCGCCTCAAGCAATTTTAATACTCCGAAACAtatttgaacttttatacaAAGTTAGAAGCCTAGACAACCCTTATTgctaggataaaaagatatggACTTAAGGGACAGTCTTGTCGACGTCCTCTAGAAGGTTCAAAAAAGTTAAAACAAGAATCTCTAATTTAAATGGAATAAGAAAACAATAGACAATAAGACACTAATCCAATCACATCTTTGTTCTGAGAAACAGAGGGATGGAAAAATTGCTCGATATATTCTCATTCAATCCTATAATAGGCTTTTGACATATCCAGTTTCATAACTACTCCCCCTTACAATGTTTCATTTAGTGGAAAATTTCATGGGCAATAATAATGTTATCAAAGATCTGTCAGTCCTTTAGGAAGGCAGCTTGGAATGGGGAAATAAACCTTGGGAGCAGAAATCATTGCCGTCTAGCTAGCAATTTTGAAATAATCTTATAAGCTATAGTACAGAGATTAATAGGCCGAAAATCTTCAAAGAGCACAGATTGGCCCCTTTTATGAAACCATGATCAACGTGTGGTTGGTTCCAAAAGGCAATTCTAAGGATGTAAAGAAATTAGGTACAAACTGACCAACATCAGGATTCAGGACCaataaaatccttttttttttattttattttattttattttattttatttttttatttttggtgaaagaAAACAGTTGGGAAGCCATCATCATGCCAAAGAGCTTTGAAAGCTCCAATACTAAAAACAGACTCCTTGATTTCATCCATAGAAGGAAACTCCATTATAATTCGATCTTCATCTAATGATAGAGAGGGAGGGAAAAGAGGCTCCAGCAAATGAGGATCCCTTTGATTGGAGAATTGGAAAATAGACATAAAATGGGaagcaaaatatatatatatatgagctTTTCCAAGAGGGTCAAAGACTAACTTCCCAATACTATCCCTTGACAGAATCTATATTCCTAATCTTTTCATGGACTCTAGCTATGGTATGGTAGAATCAAATATTACGGTCACCATCAGAAATATAGAGATGCCTATACTTTTGATACCAGAATGTCTCCTCGGCTTCCAGTAACCATTTAAGAGTATTTTGTAAATGAAGGTTGTTAATTCAGCTGACTTGTTTATGTTTCAATGGGATTGTGCCGGTCGGTAATCCCAGGGTCTTGAAGGAGGAAGGAGGCGGAAGCCTCCATCCACGACCAGATTGTGGCTGGTCACGTACTTTGCATCATCGGAGGCCAAATAGAGTGCGATATTCACCATCTCAACAATCGCAAAGGGTGTTGGAATGGCAAAGGGAGAGATACAATTCACCATGAATGATGGGATAGCCGACCTTCTCTTCCCTACATTGTTCCATGTCACATAGTTCTACGTCCACATGGATTGATGATTTTGAATTTCAATAGATGATGAATAGAAGGGGAAATTCTTTCAAtaagcaaataaaataaaattttagctTCTCAAACTGTTTGTAAAGTattattttgaaacataaaaaTGTCAAATAGGATAAAAAGTTTCAAGTCATGATTAGATGATGATACAGACATGCCCTAAAAAGATTAGCTATATTAATTAGCAAATATAATCATGTGGCACAAAAGCTTGTTTGTGGGGGTTCCCTCAGCCATCTAGGTCCCATGCTCCGATCAAGCAATTGATAGGTCATTCTTAGTTTTCTCAACTTGAAATGATATTCAGAAAAAGGAATCCTAAGATACCACAATTTTCTACGATCTGGAACTCTTACCTACATCCAATACATtcaggcagtgtttggtatgcattctaggtcgattttgcattctcatatgataaaaatagttgtttttattgtttgagaatgcaaaattaacctagaatgcataccaaatacaatCTCAATGTCCTCTTTCAAAGGCGGTTTGGTGCAAACTTATGGATTGCTTTGGTTTCTCTTGGCAAAGCCATAGATCagtgttggattttttttcgtTTAGCTTGCGAGTATCATATCCCTTTCAACCTTTGGATCAAAAGAAATTCCTATCGCTTTGAAGGGAAAAAGCATTCAacaaatcaaattttttatttggttttaaaatTAATCTCAGATTTGAGTCCTTTCATGAAGAGTTCGATAAGTTCCATTTCAGACCTTCTATAGTCAAGAAGACTAAACCTCACCTTGCGTTCTCGTCATCCTCAGAGAACATCGAAAATTTTTTTGCACAAACCTGAGGTAGGATGGATCAAAACTCAAATGTTGATGGATGTTCATTAGATAATCTTTGGGAGAGCAggagcttagttagtaagttcaggaacggcaattgaacggaaacggatacgtacggcaattaaacggactaaatggcaataatacttttcaaaaatccggcatAATAAAACGCATACGACAATAATACGATATACGTttaatacgtgtttaatacagCCTAGatggcaataatacttttaaaaaaacgggtatatattcattatgtaacgtacattcaccacctaataaacaaaatattatCATGATTTCATGTCTAATCATTGAGGATTTTTATTGTGATCACCTACACACTAGCTTTATATTCTTGACCGAAAAATCAAGTGACACTTTTATTCAGCCCATGATTTTGTTTGATGCAGTAACACTTTATCACACCAAATTTAAAACCTTGTACAAATTAGGAAGAACAATTTTCTTTGCAAGATGGGTCATAGGCTCATAGGAATCGTGAGatcaaacaaaggaaaaatacaaACCTGCTGTGTATCTCTCTTGTTTTTgaagattgagaagagaagagaaccgTGAGGCCTTCAAGATTGAGAAGAGAAGCCATCACCGTCGCCGTCGAGGATTTGATGATCGTCGGTGgctgttgaacggagatggtgaggatgattggagattgggGGGGCAGCTGCTAGGGTTCGAGTTCGACAATTCGTAAATCGCAGAGAATggagaaagggaaagtgaagCGATAGAtatttttgtttgggtttttttttttttttaatattaggtttaaaaagtataaaaaccGTATAATACGTTAATTATACGCGTTTAATGCTCGAACgtttaaaaaatgcatttttttgtaaaaatacgGAAAAATGCGGGGACGGAagttttttttatctaaacGTTCCGGTATgcatataatacgcgtattatatgcTTACTTACTAACTAAGAGCAAGAGTAGGAGAGGTTCATAAGAATCATTTGGGATAAGTGGTAGATGTGTTCAATGTTTACATAGACCACACTACTAATTCCCAAGCGGAATTTGTTGTTGGTCTTATCTAAGGCCTTCTCAAAGCCAAAGAATTGAATGTTGAACAGttatggattgaatgtgatttCGCTTCAGTGGTTGTATCCCTTCAATCAGGCTCAATTCCAGGGTATTTAAAGCAGAATTGGCACTTCCTTCAACCTTTTTGTGCTCTATGTCATGGAAGATTAcaaagtaggggtgcaagtttggccctatcggccctggcccaccctgagcccgaacaggtcttgagctgagatatttggccctgagggcaagttagggttggaaatttttggccctgagtcagggtctggtcgggtcagggttgaggcttcGGGCTAAGCTTGGCGGGCCCTGTTTTAatttatactataaaatatatatatatatatatattataaactttaaatgttacccacattttgttttataatatattatatatgaagataataagagatataataaattttattatagtgttattttacgtaaaaattataattttctcCTCGGTccattctagcccatgcattttcttccccccctccccatgatcagggccaatcagggtcagcccggcccaaccttgaaggcgggttagggttggatttttcaggccctaagtcagggtcgggtctggCCTGGGCCCAACTTAGGGGACTCAGGGataggctagggttttataaatcCCGGCCCAACcagaccctgttgcagccctattaCACACTGTTATAGAGAGGCAAATTGTATTGCAGAAAACTTGGCCAAGGAGGCAGCAAAAAATTTATCCACACCTTCTCATATTGCTCTTCCTTCTCACATTAAGGAAGAACTATTTGTTAATACATCTGGCAAACCAAGGTTTCGattctcttaattttttgggtttaaggagttcctgttgatggcaatgccgaaggtagGTTCTCTTTATTCCTTTGTACTTGTATAAAGCAGGGCATGCCTTCCTTTCCTCcattgtacttttttttttcatttaatacAATCTAAGCAACAAACATGGATAGAAGAGGAGGGGGGATTTCCTAGCTCATCATGTTCAGCAAAAATTCAATTCAACATAAATTTAGACCAAATCcgaatattttgaaaaaattgaaagaaaaaaaaaatcgtttgtGATTAATTGAGGAACCAACAACtgatttaatttcaaaattttgaaatctttacaaaatttaaatacaaaattagataaaactaaaataaaaaaaatgtctcgaattttttcttctcaaatttcCAAACATAAACAATTAATTCCATAATTAATCAAGAtccgagttttttttttcccattgtctgctcttttcttctttttttaaccaAATTCTCAAATTAGTGAAACGAATTAAAGTCACAAACTGTTCTCTTTCTGAATTATTCCCGAATCCAAATTTGTTAACTATGATCATGCCTGGATTAGCTCATTTAAAAGCCATATCATTACCCAAAAGCTTAACATGCTAATCCTACAAGGTTAGAGATTAGAGGTTTgattggggatgggtccatgaCCCAGAttctaaaaaatgtccaaaGGATTAGATTAGGGATGGGTTGGACTGGTAGGGATAACAAAAGAGCCCAAACAAAAAACCAAGGTCCACACTTCACATTCCCAAAGGCTAAGCAAATGTAACTAATGGCTCTAACCCAATGGCAAGCTTGAaacacaaaaacaccaaaatcaccattctctttccctctaagtgaattttttatattttcattgtcactcggtctttttttttttttgttcttttaaattttttagaattaaaaaaaatttctttttcaattttttaatttttttttcgagTTCTTTTAAAATGTGTTTAAACATAGAAATAAATGCTACGAaccaatggaaaaaaaattttctttttcactttttgaatttttttttattttttttattttttttgagttcttttaaaatgtgtttaaaaatagaaataagtGCTACGACCCAATGGTGATCTGATCTCCATTGGGAACATTCATCATTTCATCCTCTCATGTGTAAACAATACTATTAGTATTTGAAAATAGACTTCTTGTTTGGCCATTGTACTAACTCATTAGTTCTGCTCCATAGTTTTATGAGTATTTAGGCTCTCCATGGGATGGAAATGCTCAAATGACAAATATTTGAGGTTAGCCTTGGAGACCTGTAAAAGTGTAAAATCTGGAATACTCTAATTAACTTATGCAAGTCTCAAGATAGGCTGTCAGACTCGAATCGGAAGAATAGATACAACTCAACTATAAAGAGGCTAAACATGACAGATTCACACATTGTCAATAAAACGAATATAATTTTCAACTCACAACTCAGTTTGAAGTGATTccaattgaagaagaaagcTAGCAGAAATTGCCAACTTGGGTTCTGTAGGTTTTCAAAGATTCGGGATGGAAGAAAGTCATAATGGCTAGTGAAGAAGTTGCAACACAGAACGAAAATCTAGAAACAAGGGAAGATTAGAGTGACTTACTTCTCTTCTAGAATGCAAATCAACTCAAATGGTGGTCTACAACTCTTGTAGGATGTAGGTGATGAACAAAACTCCAACTCTTCTAGAAAGGAGAAAAACTTCTTCAAGATTTTCTTAGTTGAACTCTTCTAATTCAAAGGAAAAAACTCATCTTGGTTCaaaaaaaatgctcaaagcaattttcattcatcaaattcaatcttCAATATCTAAGTACATGAGAATTGACCACTATTTATAAGCTtaacaaaaattgcaaaatgaCTTAAGTACCCTCCTCTATAAGTCCCTATGTTGATTACATAATCCAAAGCAAAAGTTATAAGTCTAATGGTCAAATGATGACATGGACCAATTACAAAATGACTTGATAGAGAAGATAACAAATTACAACACGAGTGCAAAAATCAAGGATTGATTTAAGACTAagtggatttcttcttctttttttgttttttttttgggtgcaattcaagggcccACCGGCCATCAACTTCAACAGgaccccacaaggaggcaatgaGGGGACCCACAAGAGGTCAAATATGGTACgttctcccaagggagtagcgaaccaccagggcaagccCTGGATCGACAGGATTTCTTCTTCCAAAGCTAGGTTAAGAACATCCTTTCATAAGATATTTTTTAGTCTCCTACGAGAGACTCTTGGAAAAGACAAAAATTGATTTGTCCAAAAAGACTTGTTGACAGCTAATCAAAAGTGAATTCCACATCATCTTCCACTATGGGAGGTAGACGGTCTTTAAGAGGAACACCCAAAATTTCGTCGGGCTTAACTAGAGTTGGTCTTGAGTTAACTTTAGACAAGGGTTGGCCTTGTTTGGATTGGTTCTTAGTCTTGGGCTTGAGTACTTCTTGGGACTTTGAGCCATAGCTTGAATATGAGCTAATCtcgttagaagaagaaaaaaaatgagatgcAAGGCTAGCCTCCATCATTAGCTAACTAGCTTTCCCCCAAATTGCCTAGATTTTAAGGTTGTGCAGTACTCTCTTTGTGTTTCCTTCAAATTAGTGGTAACAGGGTTACTAGGGTTACAGGAAATTCTTTGTAAACAGAGAGATGTGTGGAAGAGAACCTGCAACTCTATTATCCATTGCGCTCTCATCTAAGGTCCGGTCTACCTTTTAAGAGTTGCAGGACCACAGTAGAGCAAGAATATGTTTGAGCCTTGTGTGATGTGTGGAAGAGTAATTGTAACTCTATTCTCCATTGCGCTCTCGTCTAAGGTTTGATTTGCCTTTTAAGAGTTGCAGCACCATAGAAGAGCACTAATATGTTGGAGCCTTGTGTAAGGTTACTATCAAGACCATGatttgaggtatcagtatcggaGCGCCCGATATGATTGATATTGCGTGATTTTAAACGTGACCGTTACCGAGACttgccgataccatatcggtggaacggtatggacaaggggtaaaatagttttttttttttaaaaaaaactcatttttaaggaaaCCCAGGGATAAACTCGTCTGATACAACTAATCCATactgataccatatcggtatcgAATCAGTTTTGAAGATGACCGATACCcaatccgataccgtgcactaaaaccatgaacaattggaagaaaaaaaaaagaaagagagtaaccagtgcatgaggctcccgcacTTCAGAATACCTAAAATCTATTCTAGTTATAAATACCAAACACGGCCTAGTGTTCTTTTCATTGCCCTCAATTTGTAGTGTGTACTCTCCAGGTCTGTGGCCTGACCGTCATTACCATTACGCCTGAAACATTTCTGCCTACAATATGTCCTCCACATATTGAGTCTCCGAGGAGAATGACATGCGTTCAGGCTTGTTCCGCACTACATCTACGATCGTCGCGGTTGCGAGATCGGGGCGGATTGTTTGTGCGAGAAAGCTGTTCGATGAAATGCCGCATAGAGATTCCATTGCTTGGAATGCAATGCTTGCTGGTTATTCCCAATCGGGTCATGCCCAAGAagccctctctcttttctctcacaTGAGGGTTGCCGACATGGTGCCTGATCATTTCTCGTTCACCGCCGTCCTGAGTGCATCAGCAGATGCCGGCGAACTCTTGTATGGAAAGAAGATTCACGCACTCGTCATTGGTCTCGGCTACCAATCTTATTTGCCCGTCTGCAATTCACTCATAGACATGTACGGCAAATGTTACTCTCCCGGCTGTGCTGTTCAGGTGTTTAATGCTATGAACCTCAGGAATGAAGTTTCGTGGTGCTCCGCCTTATTTGTTTATGTGAAAGCCGGTCGGCTCGGTGATGCCCATGAGCTTTTCGATAGCATGCCCACAAGGGGGGAATTTGCGTGGAATATTATGATTGCTGGCTATGCTCATTATGGAGAGATCGAATTGTGTTTGAGCCTGTTCAAACATATGCAACGAGCTGCTTGCCGGCCCGACCTCTGCACATTCACTGGCCTCATGAACGCCTGTGCTGAAGTAGCAGATCTTAGCTATGGAATCATGGTGCATGGTTGTATCATCAAAAGCGGTTGGAGCTTTGCAGTGGAGGCTAACAACTCAGTTTTAAGCTTTTACGCCAAACTAAGCTGCTTGCATGATGCTGTGAAGGCTTTTGCATCTGCCACGACTAGAACCCAGGTTTCTTGGAATGCCATGATCGATGCTTTCATGAAGGTTGGAGACATTGACTGTGCTCTTGCTCTGTTTTGGCAGTCACCCGAGAAAAATATTATATCATGGACGGCTATGATCTCAGGGTATGCAAGGAACGGGCACGGAGAAGAGGCCATTGTCTTTTTTGTTGACATGATGAGTAATCTTATCAAACCCGATGACTTTACATTTGGGGCTGTCCTTCACGCTTGTTCTAACTTAGCAGTTCTCGGGTGTGGTAGGATGGTACATGGCTCTGCATTCCGCCATGGTTTTCATTCCTTGACCTATGTGGGCAATGGCTTAGTAAACATGTACACCAAGTGTGGTGACTTACAAGGATCATGGCAAGCTTTTACTGAGATAATCAATAAGGATTTGGTCTCTTGGAATGCAATGCTATTTGGGTTTGGGCTGCATGGTAAAGCTTTTGAAGCTGTAAAGCTTTATGAAGAGATGGTTGGTTCTGGTCTAAGGCCTGATAAAGTGACCTTCATTGGGTTGTTGATGACTTGTAGTCACTCAGGGCTAATAGAGCAAGGCCTTGTGTTTTTTGAATCAATGGTATCAGTTTATGGACTTGCTCAAGAAGCAGATCACATAACTTGCATGGTGGACATGCTTGGCCGGGCTGGGTACTTGAAAGAAGCAAGAGAGTTGGTTGAGGAATATTCAAGTACAGTAAGTATGAAGACTAGCTCAAATGAAGCTCTTCTTGGTGCATGTGTTGCGCATGGAAATGTGGGGCTTGGGGCAATGGTAGGAGAGGATTTGATGATCATAGAACCTCAGAGAGAAGCTAGCTATGTGCTACTGTCAAATTTGTATTGTGCAAGTGGACAATGGAAGGAAGCAGAGAAGGTGCGGAAGGCATTGGTGGAGCAAGGGGTAAAGAAGATGCCTGCTTGTAGTTGGATTGAAGTGGGAAACAGGGTTATGGTCTTTGTAGCTGGGAAACATTCATATCCTCACATGGAAGACttgtataaaatattaaattttgTAAAATCTGAAATGAGAAATCCAAATTTGTTTGGCTTTGAAAACTATAAAGCATTCCATTCCTTGAAAGGATGAAACTTGTATGGTTCGGTTTGTGTAATCACACTAAAACAAAATTAGGAGCTTAGGATCATTATCGCCTCAGCTTTGGAGCCTTACACCGGACTTCACAAGTAAAAAGCCCTTTCAACAAATTAGGGCTGAACAAGGGACATGGTCTGGTTTTCATTGTGGAAGCAAAATGTC harbors:
- the LOC122657583 gene encoding pentatricopeptide repeat-containing protein At2g36980, mitochondrial, translating into MRSGLFRTTSTIVAVARSGRIVCARKLFDEMPHRDSIAWNAMLAGYSQSGHAQEALSLFSHMRVADMVPDHFSFTAVLSASADAGELLYGKKIHALVIGLGYQSYLPVCNSLIDMYGKCYSPGCAVQVFNAMNLRNEVSWCSALFVYVKAGRLGDAHELFDSMPTRGEFAWNIMIAGYAHYGEIELCLSLFKHMQRAACRPDLCTFTGLMNACAEVADLSYGIMVHGCIIKSGWSFAVEANNSVLSFYAKLSCLHDAVKAFASATTRTQVSWNAMIDAFMKVGDIDCALALFWQSPEKNIISWTAMISGYARNGHGEEAIVFFVDMMSNLIKPDDFTFGAVLHACSNLAVLGCGRMVHGSAFRHGFHSLTYVGNGLVNMYTKCGDLQGSWQAFTEIINKDLVSWNAMLFGFGLHGKAFEAVKLYEEMVGSGLRPDKVTFIGLLMTCSHSGLIEQGLVFFESMVSVYGLAQEADHITCMVDMLGRAGYLKEARELVEEYSSTVSMKTSSNEALLGACVAHGNVGLGAMVGEDLMIIEPQREASYVLLSNLYCASGQWKEAEKVRKALVEQGVKKMPACSWIEVGNRVMVFVAGKHSYPHMEDLYKILNFVKSEMRNPNLFGFENYKAFHSLKG